From Flavobacteriales bacterium, a single genomic window includes:
- the cysS gene encoding cysteine--tRNA ligase, translating to MDLTKEFPLSIYNSLGREKQIFKPINPPFVGMYVCGPTVYGEPHLGHARAAVVFDIVFRYLKYLGYKVRYVRNITDVGHLEDELAGAGEDKITKKARLEQLEPMEIVQKYTYTYHDAYAKLNTLPPSIEPSATGHIPEQIKIVETILKNGYAYEVNGSVYLDMDKYVKDYPFGQLSGKVLEDLQSGSRSLDGQSEKRDPKDFTLWKKAKQEHIMKWDSPWGEGFPGWHLECTAMSSKYLGDTFDIHGGGMDLQFPHHEGEIAQSCTAHGKVPVNYWMHNNMLTIEGQKMAKSKGNFINFEQMITGDHDLLERAYSPMIIRYFMLQAHYRSPIDFGNEALQAAEKGYQKMMQAMADIGRMKAGGNDEFDVAAWKEKALAAMNDDFNTPILIAELFDAVRVINSNINGKLELTQGAIDELSAFFTAMIEDVLGLEREASAREGQKDMNGVMQLVIDLRNTARADKDWATSDKIRDELAELGIQLKDSKEGTFWIQNG from the coding sequence ATGGATCTGACCAAAGAATTTCCCCTAAGTATTTATAACTCTCTCGGACGCGAGAAACAAATTTTCAAACCAATAAACCCGCCTTTCGTGGGCATGTACGTTTGTGGCCCTACCGTCTATGGTGAGCCGCACCTCGGACATGCGCGCGCAGCCGTGGTATTCGATATCGTATTCCGATACTTGAAATACCTCGGGTACAAGGTGCGCTATGTACGCAACATTACCGATGTAGGTCACCTCGAAGACGAGTTGGCAGGCGCAGGTGAAGACAAGATTACGAAAAAGGCGCGCTTGGAGCAGTTGGAGCCGATGGAGATCGTGCAGAAGTATACGTATACGTATCACGACGCCTATGCTAAACTCAATACATTGCCTCCGAGTATTGAACCGAGCGCTACCGGACATATTCCCGAGCAGATCAAGATCGTGGAGACGATCCTGAAAAACGGGTATGCCTATGAGGTCAACGGAAGCGTGTACCTCGATATGGACAAGTACGTGAAGGACTATCCTTTTGGGCAGTTATCGGGCAAGGTGCTCGAAGACCTGCAAAGTGGAAGTCGTTCTCTCGATGGCCAATCGGAGAAACGCGACCCCAAGGATTTTACCTTGTGGAAGAAGGCCAAGCAGGAACACATCATGAAATGGGATTCGCCCTGGGGCGAGGGATTCCCCGGGTGGCACCTCGAGTGTACGGCGATGAGTTCGAAGTATTTGGGCGATACCTTTGACATCCACGGTGGTGGAATGGATCTTCAGTTTCCACACCACGAGGGCGAGATCGCACAGAGTTGCACGGCACATGGCAAGGTTCCGGTGAATTACTGGATGCACAACAATATGTTGACTATCGAGGGACAGAAGATGGCCAAGAGCAAAGGGAATTTCATCAACTTCGAGCAGATGATCACCGGTGATCACGATTTGTTGGAGCGCGCCTATTCGCCTATGATCATCCGCTATTTCATGCTTCAAGCGCATTATCGTTCGCCGATCGATTTCGGAAACGAGGCTTTGCAGGCAGCGGAGAAGGGGTATCAGAAGATGATGCAGGCCATGGCCGACATAGGCCGTATGAAGGCCGGAGGAAATGACGAATTCGATGTTGCAGCTTGGAAGGAGAAGGCACTTGCTGCAATGAACGACGATTTCAATACCCCCATCTTGATCGCCGAGTTGTTCGATGCCGTGCGTGTGATCAACTCGAACATCAATGGAAAGTTGGAGCTGACACAAGGAGCCATTGACGAGCTTTCGGCGTTCTTCACCGCCATGATCGAAGACGTACTAGGTCTCGAAAGGGAAGCATCGGCCCGCGAGGGCCAGAAGGATATGAACGGCGTAATGCAATTGGTGATCGACCTGCGGAATACCGCGAGGGCGGATAAAGATTGGGCGACGTCGGACAAGATCCGCGATGAGTTAGCCGAGCTTGGCATTCAATTGAAAGATAGTAAAGAGGGAACCTTTTGGATCCAAAACGGATAA
- the folE gene encoding GTP cyclohydrolase I FolE — MSLKHDIDTKRESCEEMGDHHASGDYTRTPMRSDAFAMSDDQKMNIISEKVYDIMHTLGLDMTDDSLKGTPFRVAKMYVQEIFGGLRPDEKPKMSTFNNSYQYGEMLVEKNISLYSTCEHHLLPIVGKAHIAYISNGRVIGLSKMNRIVDYYARRPQVQERLTMQIVKDLQEALNTEDVACVIDTKHLCVNSRGIRDIDSSTVTAEYGGKFQDLEVRKEFLDYINMEL, encoded by the coding sequence ATGAGCTTGAAACACGATATAGACACGAAGCGCGAATCGTGCGAGGAGATGGGCGATCACCATGCCTCGGGCGATTACACCCGGACTCCGATGCGCAGTGATGCCTTTGCTATGAGTGATGATCAGAAGATGAACATCATTTCGGAGAAGGTGTACGACATTATGCACACGCTCGGTTTGGATATGACCGACGACAGCCTCAAGGGTACGCCTTTTAGGGTCGCGAAGATGTACGTGCAAGAGATTTTTGGCGGCCTACGGCCGGATGAGAAACCGAAGATGTCGACGTTCAACAACTCGTACCAGTATGGCGAAATGTTGGTGGAGAAGAATATTTCACTGTACTCTACCTGTGAACACCACTTGTTGCCGATCGTGGGTAAGGCCCACATCGCATATATCAGCAATGGCCGAGTGATCGGATTGTCGAAGATGAACAGGATCGTAGATTACTACGCTCGTCGCCCGCAGGTTCAGGAGCGTTTGACGATGCAAATCGTTAAGGATCTACAAGAAGCGTTGAATACCGAGGATGTGGCCTGCGTAATCGACACCAAGCACCTTTGTGTGAATTCGCGCGGTATCCGCGATATCGATAGCTCTACAGTGACTGCCGAATACGGCGGCAAGTTCCAAGACCTCGAAGTGAGGAAGGAGTTCTTGGACTACATCAATATGGAGCTGTAA
- a CDS encoding lipoprotein signal peptidase: MKKAYLIIAAVLLIDQIVKVYIKTNFYLGEEIRVFDWWRIHFTENNGMAFGLEFGGVWGKLALSLFRIGAVIAIGYYLKSLIDKGAKGIVVVAFSLIMAGALGNIIDSAFYGLLFGESYGQVAAFLPDGGGYAGFLQGRVVDMLYFPIWKGYLPDWLPFWGGDYFVFFRPVFNIADSAISIGVALLILFQKQAFSAMEAE, from the coding sequence TTGAAGAAAGCGTACCTCATCATCGCCGCTGTGCTCCTGATCGATCAGATCGTGAAGGTGTACATTAAAACGAACTTTTATCTCGGAGAAGAGATCAGAGTATTCGACTGGTGGCGTATACACTTTACTGAGAACAATGGAATGGCCTTTGGACTGGAGTTCGGAGGTGTATGGGGAAAGCTCGCGCTGAGTCTGTTCCGCATCGGAGCCGTCATTGCGATTGGGTACTATTTGAAGTCGCTGATCGATAAGGGAGCCAAGGGCATTGTAGTGGTCGCTTTCTCACTCATCATGGCCGGTGCTTTGGGAAATATTATCGATTCGGCCTTCTACGGACTTTTATTCGGTGAGAGCTATGGCCAGGTCGCAGCCTTTTTACCCGATGGAGGCGGTTACGCCGGATTCTTGCAAGGCCGTGTGGTCGATATGCTCTACTTCCCTATTTGGAAGGGTTATTTACCCGACTGGCTGCCTTTTTGGGGTGGCGATTACTTCGTTTTCTTTAGACCTGTATTCAACATTGCCGACAGCGCTATTTCGATCGGTGTGGCTTTGTTGATCTTATTTCAGAAGCAGGCGTTTTCGGCGATGGAAGCTGAGTAG
- the yidD gene encoding membrane protein insertion efficiency factor YidD, protein MRAILQVPFIFLIRVYQYVLSPILPRNCRHYPTCSNYTIEAIREWGVIRGIWLGAKRIARCRPWGTSGYDPVPKRHDGKHHGHQH, encoded by the coding sequence CTGAGGGCCATACTGCAAGTGCCCTTCATTTTTCTGATTCGCGTTTACCAATACGTTCTGAGTCCGATATTGCCGCGCAATTGTCGGCACTATCCGACTTGCTCGAATTACACCATCGAAGCCATTCGGGAGTGGGGTGTCATTCGCGGAATCTGGCTAGGAGCCAAGCGCATTGCGCGTTGTCGTCCGTGGGGAACCTCGGGTTACGATCCGGTGCCTAAGCGGCACGATGGGAAACACCACGGTCATCAGCATTAG
- a CDS encoding helix-turn-helix transcriptional regulator, whose protein sequence is MKENSFYKGSLETIILRLLEENGRMYGYEITKKVKEVTSGGLEITEGALYPSLHKLESKGWLSTETLRVDGRRRKYYSITPQGGHAAKQKMDELADYLQNMQLLLNPNNGPLWS, encoded by the coding sequence ATGAAAGAAAACTCGTTCTACAAGGGAAGTTTAGAGACCATCATTCTCCGGTTGCTCGAAGAGAATGGGCGTATGTACGGATACGAGATCACCAAGAAGGTGAAGGAGGTGACTTCGGGCGGGCTCGAAATAACAGAGGGAGCGCTGTACCCTAGTTTACACAAGTTAGAAAGTAAAGGATGGCTATCGACAGAAACGCTGCGGGTCGATGGACGCCGCCGAAAGTATTATTCGATCACCCCACAAGGCGGCCATGCGGCTAAGCAGAAAATGGATGAACTGGCCGATTACCTACAAAACATGCAACTCTTGTTGAATCCAAACAATGGACCACTATGGAGTTAA
- a CDS encoding MCP four helix bundle domain-containing protein encodes MTTYTKIKWTLGILLVFGLVVATNLIDQNNFTQVRNSAVTIYEDRLVAKDLILDLHEITHQKEVAALRSDTSFFRTQNQRVNKDVQGILDQYRSTKLTDKEGRVFGDLQSSLKKLQNVEATVLSSKPLNFDTLFEQTEVVKGHLDELSKIQLEEGRREMLLSNKALDKVKLFTQIEIYLLIVIAVLIQIIVMYDPRRKKMEEG; translated from the coding sequence ATGACGACCTACACAAAGATAAAATGGACCCTGGGCATACTGCTCGTGTTCGGATTGGTTGTGGCCACCAACCTGATCGATCAGAATAACTTCACTCAAGTCCGCAACTCCGCCGTAACCATTTACGAAGATCGACTGGTCGCTAAAGACCTCATTCTCGACTTGCACGAGATCACACACCAAAAGGAAGTCGCTGCGTTGCGGTCCGACACCTCCTTTTTTCGAACTCAAAACCAGCGAGTAAATAAGGATGTACAGGGAATCTTAGACCAATACCGCAGCACAAAGCTCACGGATAAAGAGGGAAGGGTTTTCGGCGACCTCCAAAGTAGTCTGAAAAAGTTACAGAACGTTGAAGCTACGGTCCTGAGCTCAAAACCGCTGAATTTCGATACCCTATTCGAACAGACCGAAGTGGTAAAGGGCCACCTCGATGAACTCTCCAAGATCCAACTCGAAGAAGGACGTCGCGAAATGCTGCTAAGCAACAAAGCCCTGGACAAAGTCAAACTATTCACCCAGATCGAGATCTACTTGCTAATCGTGATCGCCGTGCTGATCCAAATCATCGTGATGTACGATCCGCGTCGGAAAAAAATGGAGGAAGGTTGA
- a CDS encoding dCTP deaminase has product MILSGKQILSHMGQDIKIEPFNEGQLNPNSYNLRLHNEVLVYDNDVLDMKEVNTATKMIIPEEGLLLETGKLYLGRTTEHTTTERFVPMLEGRSSIGRLGLFVHVTAGFGDVGFSGYWTLEMFCVQPIRIYPGVEICQIFYHSIDGEFDKYKSNKYQHNKEVQPSMLYKDFQK; this is encoded by the coding sequence ATGATTCTATCTGGGAAGCAAATTCTGTCGCACATGGGGCAGGACATCAAGATCGAGCCGTTCAATGAAGGGCAGCTGAACCCCAATTCGTACAACTTGCGCTTGCACAATGAGGTGTTGGTGTACGACAACGATGTGCTCGATATGAAGGAGGTCAATACGGCCACCAAGATGATCATTCCGGAGGAGGGGCTGTTGCTCGAGACCGGAAAATTGTATCTGGGCCGTACCACTGAGCATACCACTACGGAGCGTTTTGTGCCGATGCTCGAGGGTCGTTCGTCGATCGGTCGCTTGGGCTTGTTCGTGCACGTGACGGCCGGTTTCGGCGATGTTGGATTCAGCGGATACTGGACACTCGAAATGTTCTGCGTACAGCCGATTCGTATTTATCCGGGCGTTGAGATTTGCCAAATCTTCTACCACAGCATAGATGGCGAATTCGACAAGTACAAATCGAACAAGTACCAGCACAACAAAGAGGTACAGCCCAGCATGTTGTACAAAGATTTTCAGAAGTGA